The nucleotide window CATTTGGGCTCAAAAAAACATGACGCAGTTAAAAGCGCAATTGTTATTTGCGCCTGGACCTTTGTGTCACCACTGGCTGCAATTGCTCTTGAACCAGCGACATCTCATGCGGCATTGCCAGGTGCCCCCGCGGTAGTTTCATCGCCTCCTATCAGTGCCACCTTTATAGGTAGCAAATTGGATGCACTTAGCTTTAACGGATGGGATTTAGTCAAACAATCTATCTGGCAACGTCAGAGCGTGGATGACAAGAGTCCGTTGTCTAGCTATTTTTATGGTGATGAGACCAAGTCCTTGATCATCAGCGAGTACAAAGTAAATCTATTTGCCCGCAAAACTATTGCTCGTGGACAACGCACTATCTATATAGATATCTATCAATTTGATCAATCGGCAGGCGCACTTGCTGCTTACTATTACCTGCGCAAAGGCGCTACTACTGTGATTAAGCGCGGTGATGCCTCGTCCGAAGAGGATGACAGTATCTCTTTTTGCCAGGGCACACTTTTTGTCTCTATATATGGAACGTCGGAAGATGATGATGAATCAAAGGATGTCATCAGGAAGTGCGCTGATGGGCTCTCCCACCTGACAAGCGCGCCTGGTGTAAAACCTGAAGTTATGCGGCAGATGCCGGTGCTTGATTTGATTGCTGGCAGCGAAAAACTTGTTGCCGGTCCAGTATCTGCCCGCAAATTTTGCCCAGCGCCTTATTTGCCAGTCCTCGTAGGCGAAGGCAATGAAATTGTCTGGGGCTCGGTGGCGGATTATCAAATCCAGGCACCCTACAAAGAACGGCTTAAACTCTTGATTACCGAGTATGCCACAGCAGAGGCAGCTCAGTCTCATTATGCTGCGTACATGGCTGAGCTAGGCTCCGGTCATGGCGAAATGCCGGCCACGCGCCTGGCAGGCAACGCTAATGTCTTTAAACTGGCCAGCACTTTTATCGCAGTGGAGCTCAAAGGCAAAACAATTTGTCTGGTAACGGGTGCCAAGAAGCGCTTTAGTCCTCAATTGCTATTGCAGCAGATGAGATATTGATCAATTTCAAAAAAAGTTTTTGCCGTTTTTTGGGGCTTTCAGCCTCGTTCTTTGCAAAGAGCTTTTCGTGGCATATTTCTCATACGACTGATGCATATGCTGTAAATGCTCACGGCTAGCGGTTTTGAGGCGAAAATAAAGGAAATGTATACGCATTGGATTGCTAAGTTATGTGTGCAAATGCGCTGTTTGGTGGGTTTGGAGAATTTGACAGGTCCTCACTCGATTGGTATGATTTCTCTCGTCGTCTGGAACACGACACGCGCCTCGCGGCTAACGCCGCTAGATGAGAGTCTCCAGACATCGAACCCTGATAACTGAATAGCCTTGAATAAAGGCGCCTGTCAAAACAATTGAGTAGGCAAACGAACGTTATAACACTGTGAGTACTCCTCACAGTTTTGACAACGGAGAGTTTGATCCTGGCTCAGGACGAACGCTGGCGGTGTGCTTCACACATGCAAGTCGAACGAGGTAGCAATACCTAGTGGCGGACGGGTGAGTAACGCGTGGGAATCTGCCTTTAGATGGGGGATAACGAGCCGAAAGGTTCGCTAATACCGCATAGGTCGCAAGATTAAAGGAGTAATCCGTCTAGAGATGAGCCCGCGTCCGATTAGCTAGTTGGTAGGGTAAAGGCCTACCAAGGCGACGATCGGTAGCTGGTCTGAGAGGATGATCAGCCACAATGGGACTGAGACACGGCCCATACTCCTACGGGAGGCAGCAGTGGGGAATTTTACGCAATGGGCGAAAGCCTGACGTAGCGACACCGCGTGAGCGAAGAAGCCCTTTGGGGTGTAAAGCTCTGTCGGCTGGAACGAAAAAAATGACGGTACCAGCAAAGGAAGCATCGGCTAACTACGTGCCAGCAGCCGCGGTAAGACGTAGGATGCGAGCGTTGTCCGGATTTATTGGGCGTAAAGAGTTCGTAGGTGGCTTGTCAAGTTTGATGTTAAAGATCGGGGCTCAACCCTGGGACTGCATTGAATACTGGCAGGCTTGAGTGTGGTAGAGGCTAGTGGAATTCCCAGTGTAGCGGTGAAATGCGTAGATATTGGGAAGAACACCGGTGGCGTAGGCGACTAGCTGGGCCATAACTGACACTGAGGAACGAAAGCCAGGGTAGCGAATGGGATTAGATACCCCAGTAGTCCTGGCCGTAAACGATGGATACTAGGCGTATCGGGTATCGACCCCTGATGTGCCGCAGCTAACGCGATAAGTATCCCGCCTGAGTAGTACGGCCGCAAGGTTGAAACTCAAAGGAATTGACGGACCCGCACAAGCGGTGGAACATGTGGTTTAATTCGAAGCAACGCGAAGAACCTTACCAGGGGCTTGACATGGTAGGAACCTTTAGGAAACTAGAGGGTGCCCGCAAGGGAGCCTACACACAGGTGGTGCATGGCTGTCGTCAGCTCGTGTCGTGAGATGTTGGGTTAAGTCCCGCAACGAGCGCAACCCCCGTTGTTAGTTGCCATCAGGTAATGCTGGGCACTCTAGCGAGACTGCCGGTGACAAACCGGAGGAAGGTGGGGACGACGTCAAGTCATCATGCCCCTTATGCCCTGGGCTGCACACGTGCTACAATGGCTAGGACAATGCGATGCAATCCCGCGAGGGGGAGCGAACCGCCAAACCTAGTCTCAGTTCGGATCGCAGGCTGCAACTCGCCTGCGTGAAGTCGGAATCGCTAGTAAACGCCGATCAGCACGCGGCGTTGAATACGTTCCCGGGCCTTGTACACACCGCCCGTCACGTCATGGAAGTCGGTCACGCCCAAAGTCGGTGCGCTAACCTTCGGGAAGCAGCTGCCTAAGGCAGGGCCGGTGACTGGGACGAAGTCGTAACAAGGTAGCCGTACCGGAAGGTGCGGCTGGATCACCTCCTTTCTAGGGAGTATTCAGATAAGTTCACTAACGTGAGCGACCTCTGACACTACAGGTTGCGAGCTTAACAGCTAAGACCAACCTTATTCTCCTAAGGTCGATGACTATGAAACTTAATTGGTATGAATAACAGGTACTCAATGACCAGTTAAGTGGAGTCGATAGGCGCTTTATTCAGGCTATTCAGTTATCAGGGTTCGAATTCGAACCAAATTGATAAGTAAGTGACGAAGGTAACAGCCTTCGTTTTTTGCTTTCAGTATTGGTTTTGATTCGAATCACTTTTATATAACTGCTGTAGTACTTATCTTTGGCATTGCATCATTGCAATCATTGCTGGAGCAAGTCACTACTGATGGTGGCAATCTTTTACTGATTTTTGATCAGCCTTAGATTGCCCCTCGCTTTTGCACACAGTTTTAGCGGCTATTTGCTTGAGTTGGTATCATAATCAGGTTGCCTAAGTGAGGATGCAGTTGATGTCAGTGGCGATTTTTTCTAGAGTGACTTTGACTCTTTTGGCTTTGGCTCTGCCTTTTGCCATGCAAGGTTGTGACCCTGCACCCGAATCTGACGAAGCTCTGGAGCATCCTGAGAGTTGGCAAGCACATCTCAAGAAGAGCACCATTCCTGTTGACAAGCTTATCGTTAACAAAAGTGTCTATGTTCCAGTTTATTCTCACATCTATTTTGAGAATAGAAGGCGCACAGTGGAGTTGGCCGAGACCGTGAGCTTCCGCAATACGGACAGTCAAAATGCTGTAGTGTTGCGATCAGTCAACTACTACGGCTCTGATGGCAAAAGATTACGCAGTTATTTAGCTCAGCCAATTGAAGTGGGACCGTTTGCTACTGCCGATTTTGTTGTGACGCGGACAGATATTAGCGGCGGTACTGGGGCCAATTTTGTAATTAACTGGGGCGCAACAACAGAAGTCAGTCCACCAATCGTGGAAGCAATCATGATCAGCTGCGGTCCATCGCGTAATTTGTCTTTTGTCAGTCGGGGATTGGTACTTGATAAGGCCATTGCCGATGACAATAGTAGAGTTGATCAAAATCCTGCCGCGGCAACGCCCACAATATCTCCGCCCGCTGACACCAAGAGTGCTGGCGAGAAGTAAATTTCGGCTACTTACACGATTGGAAGATATTTTGACCACTCAACCAAAAGTTTTGTTTGATTGTCAGGGCAAATTGGCTTGTGCCACTCTTGTTTTGGCTATAGCCACTCAGTCACTATTTGCAACTTTGGCTCTGGCTAAGACTTTGACTCCTTATGAACAAGGCCTGCAAGCTTATAATGGCAAAAATTTTGCTCAGGCTTCGCAGTTGTTTAGCAAATCAACAACTCAGGCTGATGCTAAAGCAATCAATTGGCTTTATCTTGGTCACTCTTATATGGGCATGGGCGATAGAGCAAGATCAATTGCCGCCTATCGCCAGATTGTTGATAAGTTTCCTGGTAGTGCTGAGTCCGGTCTTGCGGCACAGTGTATTGTGCGGCTAGATCCCAGTCAGGCTCGGACTTTACCAGCATCGGCAACACCAGTTAGCGCTGCACCAGTAGCTAATGGTGCATCACCATTAATTAGTCGCATCACTGTCGTTCCTCC belongs to Candidatus Obscuribacter sp. and includes:
- a CDS encoding DUF3124 domain-containing protein: MSVAIFSRVTLTLLALALPFAMQGCDPAPESDEALEHPESWQAHLKKSTIPVDKLIVNKSVYVPVYSHIYFENRRRTVELAETVSFRNTDSQNAVVLRSVNYYGSDGKRLRSYLAQPIEVGPFATADFVVTRTDISGGTGANFVINWGATTEVSPPIVEAIMISCGPSRNLSFVSRGLVLDKAIADDNSRVDQNPAAATPTISPPADTKSAGEK